CGGCCGGCTCGTCGCGCGCGGCGGTCACCGGCGCGGGAGGCTGGTTGCCGGTGGCGAGAGTCAGCCGCGTGAAGCGCTTCTCGATCTTGCTGTTGAAGCGGAGGGTGATCTGCGCGGGCGGCCGGGCGAGCACCGCGCCGGGCCGCGGGGAGGATTCCAGGACGATCGCGTGGGCGTACGCCGCCGCCGGGATCAGCCCGGCCAGGACGCTCCCGAGAAGCCAGGCCGGCGTCCGGACCGGCCGCAGAGCACGGATCACCGGACTCTCAGCGCCAGTCGTCCAGCACCAGGTCGCTGGCGTCTTCGTAGTCCTCCTGCTTGCCCCGCTTCATGCGCACCATCGTGAAGTCGACGTGGTAGCCGCGCTGGAGCAGCGTCTGGTAGGCGGTCCAGTAGTACGTGTAGGCCGGCACCACCACCCGCTGCAGCTGTCCCGCCGCGGCGAGATCCTCCACCCCGGCGAGCAGGCTGTCCAGGTGCTCGGGCTTGCGGTGACGACTGTCGATGGCGAGCAGCTTGACGTAGGCGCTGCCGTGCGGCGCCTCGCTGTTGGGCGGGAGATGGCAGACCGCGAAGCCGATGACCTCGCGCCCCTTCTCGAGCAACAGGGTGTCGCCCAGGGTGAGGCCCTCGACGATCTCGATCTCCTTGGCCAGGTCGAAGCCGCGCCAGAGCGCGTTGGTGATGCGCCGGATCTTCTGCATCACCTGCTTCTTGCGCGCCTCCTCCAGCGTCGAGTAGCGGCGCACCGCGAGCCCCGGGCGCGGCGCCGTCTTCGCGGCGGCGAGGTCGTTCCGATCGACCGTCTTGCTCGTGACCACCACGAGCCCCTTCGGCTTGTAGCCGAACTTCTGGTAGAGGATCAGATGCTTGGGGCTGTACGGATACGTGGCGAGCCCCTGCAGCGTCGCCTTGTTCTCGTCGAAGAACTCCTGGCAGGCGGTGAGCAGCTGCTGGCCGATGTCCTGGTTCTGGTAGTTGGTGAGGACCGCCACCGGGCCGATGACGCCGATCGTGCCCCACATCACCGCCACCGCGGCGCCGACGATCTTGCCGTCGCCCTCCTCGGCCACGAAGCAGCCCCACGGCTCCATCAGCCACCGGTGGTGCACGTACTGGGCGCCGCCGAACACCTGGCGCGGCCGCGTGCCGACCTGGCGCTCGAAGAAATCGCCGAAGGCCTGCTCGATGACGTCGCGGACCTTCGAGAGATCGCCCTTGCGAACGCGGCGGATCTTGATCAGCGGGGAGCGGCCCTGCGAGTCGAGACCAGGTCGGTCGACGGTCGCCCTCATGCCTTCTCCGGCACGCCCGCGAGCTCTTCGAGCA
This region of Candidatus Methylomirabilota bacterium genomic DNA includes:
- a CDS encoding GNAT family N-acetyltransferase is translated as MRATVDRPGLDSQGRSPLIKIRRVRKGDLSKVRDVIEQAFGDFFERQVGTRPRQVFGGAQYVHHRWLMEPWGCFVAEEGDGKIVGAAVAVMWGTIGVIGPVAVLTNYQNQDIGQQLLTACQEFFDENKATLQGLATYPYSPKHLILYQKFGYKPKGLVVVTSKTVDRNDLAAAKTAPRPGLAVRRYSTLEEARKKQVMQKIRRITNALWRGFDLAKEIEIVEGLTLGDTLLLEKGREVIGFAVCHLPPNSEAPHGSAYVKLLAIDSRHRKPEHLDSLLAGVEDLAAAGQLQRVVVPAYTYYWTAYQTLLQRGYHVDFTMVRMKRGKQEDYEDASDLVLDDWR
- a CDS encoding copper resistance CopC family protein, with protein sequence MIRALRPVRTPAWLLGSVLAGLIPAAAYAHAIVLESSPRPGAVLARPPAQITLRFNSKIEKRFTRLTLATGNQPPAPVTAARDEPAAPDRLVIPIRSLAPGDYTLRYRVLAVDGHITEGALRFTVEP